From the genome of bacterium:
GCGCGTCCAGGCGACGATCCGTTCCGGCCAGCGGCGGCGCACCAGCGGCTCGAGCGCGATGTAGATCAGCCAGACGACCGCGCCCATGAAGAGCGCGTCGGCCGCGAGGCGCGCGAGGAGCGCCCACTCGTCGGCCAGCGAAGAAATGTGGTGGGCGAGCAGCAGCGACCGCGCGTAGTGCACCGCGAAGACGAACGCGGCGAGGCGGAACGCGCCGCGCCGGTCCACGCGCCCCATCCGCAGATTGCGCCGCGCCAGCACCGCGCCGCCGATCAGCGTCGCCGCGCCGAGCAGCAGGCCGATCACGTTGGCGGCCTGCGCGCCGGCGCTCTCCTGGAACGGCCTGGCGCGGAGCGGCGGGTTCCACGGCCACGACGCGTTGAAGTAGATCGGTCGGCCGCGGTAGCAAGCGGCGTCTACGTGGACCTTCTGCCACGGCACGTCGGGGTAGGCGGCGTCCCAGGCGAAGCGCGCGTCGCCGAACCCCGACGGCACCCAGCTCGTCGCGGCGGGCCGCGCCTTCGCCAACTCGAGCCCGGCGGCGGCGAAGAGCGGCGCGAGGTCGCACTCCGCCTTCGGATCGGCCGTCTCGTCCATTTGCGGCGGCACCGCCTCGAAGCGCCACAGATCGCCGTTCGCGGAGAGGAGCACGGCGGCCATCCCGGGCGTGAGCGGCGGCGGATCTTCCTCGGTGGCCATCCCCATGCTGTTCTGCGGGACGAGCTTGCGCGGGCTCTGGCGGTACCAGAGGAAGAGCGACGTCGGGCGCGGCTCGGCGAGGCGCTCCCAGCGCGCCGCCGAGGCGTCGGCGCCGCGCAGATAGTCGAAGTACGACTTGTGCCAGCCGTAGCCGAACGCGGTTCCGGCCGGCGGATCGACGTAGCCGGCTTCGTGGATGATCGTCTGCGCGCGGTCGATCAGCACGGCGTCCGACTTCGGCTGCGGGATGCGCCGCAGCAGGCCGGCCTCGTCGGAGAGGGCGAACGCCGCGACGGCGGCGACGAGCACCCCGAGCAGCGCGAGCCACGTCGCGCGCGGCGAGAGGCGCCCTTCGGCGCCCGAGGCCGCGACCATCTCCGGCGACGGCGTCTCCCCCGCGGCGAGCGCCATCGC
Proteins encoded in this window:
- a CDS encoding serine/threonine protein kinase, which gives rise to MQTCPSCSRPIAPDSNACPSCGAALAEITSAPTRAADRSASAASATSSGPSATSGGRFLPGMVLAERYRIVSRLGSGGMGEVYRADDVKLGQTVALKFLPPAFDDDPARLGRLLNEVRVARQVAHPNVCRVYDVAVADKLHFISMEYVDGEDLETLLHRIGRLPREKALQISREICAGLAAIHDQGIVHRDLKPANVMIDGRGRVRITDFGIAGLVAEVGGEERRSGTPGYMAPELDEGRDPSVRSDVYSLGLVLYELFTGKPAFDEGTRSAPARRRNHSKITPPSDIVENIDSAAERAILRCLKEAPEERPASALAVAAALPGGDPVAMALAAGETPSPEMVAASGAEGRLSPRATWLALLGVLVAAVAAFALSDEAGLLRRIPQPKSDAVLIDRAQTIIHEAGYVDPPAGTAFGYGWHKSYFDYLRGADASAARWERLAEPRPTSLFLWYRQSPRKLVPQNSMGMATEEDPPPLTPGMAAVLLSANGDLWRFEAVPPQMDETADPKAECDLAPLFAAAGLELAKARPAATSWVPSGFGDARFAWDAAYPDVPWQKVHVDAACYRGRPIYFNASWPWNPPLRARPFQESAGAQAANVIGLLLGAATLIGGAVLARRNLRMGRVDRRGAFRLAAFVFAVHYARSLLLAHHISSLADEWALLARLAADALFMGAVVWLIYIALEPLVRRRWPERIVAWTR